The nucleotide window tcctcctcctcctcctcctcctccttcctctctgatGAAGATCCaggcgcctcctcctcctcctcctcctcctcctcctgctgcttcctgtcttCTTCTGTGCAGTTTGATGCAGTTTCTTCTTCAGGTGTGGAGGACTTGGGCTGCTCCGTTGTGTCTTCCTGTCTGAAAGCCTCGCCGTCCGTCTCTCCTGCCGTCAccgtcgttgttgttgtttttgttgttgttgttgttgtggttgttgttttggcCTCGGGGTCACTGGGAGACAAAAGGGGCGTGTCCACTTCCTCCCCGCTGCTGGACTTCCTGTGGCGGCGGGACGGAGGGCGGCGCCTGATGGAGTGGCGGGCTCGGCCCTGTGGGgcgaccaatcagagcagagagaggaaatgaggtcATGGTTCATGCCACCTGAGATCTGAGCCGCTAAACTCCTCGCTGTTTACACCTGAGCTGTCcaaggagaacacacacacacacacacacacacacacacacacacacacacacacacacacacatggaaacacacctTGTTGATGCTCTGCAGTATGGATCCCTCTACGGCAGTGGGAGGGGCTTCGAAGGAGGCGGGGCCTTCCTCTTCACTCTTGGCGGGAGCAGAGACGCAGGGGCTGGTGggcgttaccacggcaacggagcagggggaggggggtacGAAGGAGGGGGGCAGTAACTTGAGCCCGGGACTCTTAGGAGAGGTGAGCATGGGCGAGACAGCCAGGTtagcctggagagagagagagagaggagagtgaggtgtgtgtgtgtgtgtgtgtgtgtgtgtgtgtgtgtgtgtgtgtgtgtgtgtgccggccagcagagggcagcagagtcTCACCTGCAGCTTCTCGATCAGAGCCGAGTTCCTCTTGGCTTTCACAGGAgaggtgacagcagcaggtgtctgcaacacacacacacacacacacacacacacacacacacacacacacacacacacagtcaggtgGTGGTCCACACTGAACCTGATGCAGGACTTGGTCTCAGAGTCTCACCTCGTGTTGCTCGGCCGGTTTAGGAAGCTGTAAGGTCCGAGGGGGGCGCCGTCTGACAGGaggctcctgcacacacacacacacacacacacagatacacacacacacacacacacacacacacacacacacacacgaatgaacacctctgttaccgtgacaacaagacaagctgagcattataggcagcggGAGAGGAAATTTTaaggcacaacagctggattagattagattagattagattagatcagattagatcagattagattagattagattagattagattagattagattatccAGGTGGAGCTCCCAGTATGTTGGTGCATcactgtgtatttatatttatatatgtattgtgTATAGCTGATCTGAGATCTGTTGGGAACACAAATGACTTTAGTCTgcctggtcacacacacagatacacacacacacacacacacacacacagatacacatatgCTCTTATGTGGTGTTTAAaccttgttgtttttaaatgtgctgcaTCAATAAAGTGGTTTGGTGACAGCAGCACTTCCTGGCTTGGCCTCATTTCCTGTCCCGTACTTCCTGTGtgacgtgtgtctgtgtggagtCGGATCATCTCCGACAGGtgcaggacaggtgtgtgtgtgtgtgtgtgtgtgtgtgtgtgtgacgtcagAGGCCATGCTGTCCACAGTCACAGGAAGTGCTGAgtgtaaacaggaagtgtttaccctgtaaacaggaagtgtttaccctgcatgtgtgtgatgctgtctgCGAGGAAAACACATGATAAAACACGGCTGACTGCATGTTAgcgtgttagcatgttagcatgttagaATGTTAGCGTGTTAACATGTTAGCGTATTAGCATGTTAGCGTGTTAGCGTGTTATCATGTTAGCGTGTTAGCATGTTAGTGTGTTAgcgtgttagcatgttagcgtGTTA belongs to Myripristis murdjan chromosome 14, fMyrMur1.1, whole genome shotgun sequence and includes:
- the dub gene encoding duboraya: MEDEAPAKRSVAELAGRFSSAPPDATGSKAEPPVRRRPPRTLQLPKPAEQHETPAAVTSPVKAKRNSALIEKLQANLAVSPMLTSPKSPGLKLLPPSFVPPSPCSVAVVTPTSPCVSAPAKSEEEGPASFEAPPTAVEGSILQSINKGRARHSIRRRPPSRRHRKSSSGEEVDTPLLSPSDPEAKTTTTTTTTTKTTTTTVTAGETDGEAFRQEDTTEQPKSSTPEEETASNCTEEDRKQQEEEEEEEEEAPGSSSERKEEEEEEEEEEAGRNPTGEQEEGPGPDEEEKASTERKEDAGQSEQTDCPSSEG